A part of Clarias gariepinus isolate MV-2021 ecotype Netherlands chromosome 14, CGAR_prim_01v2, whole genome shotgun sequence genomic DNA contains:
- the LOC128541256 gene encoding uncharacterized protein LOC128541256, with protein sequence MVIVSRLYLSCLDCAIPEVQFKNPYFDSRPRSKVTSGLIKSKCYIVVARTYGESVFSGIFRFCASWQNKMDANIANANASGAVQADLAVANNVLEDVDDAFVTRRNPTAEITSLISSLYISDRHDDDDDDDDVGSDINVVHTLQTELNQCKEDMGALTDKVNTLEQDFRQSVNSSLNRETSFRDAVDASLEGLERYCQEALEKLERAVTDCFLRRDVIWENQMKKLRLTSTPTIQRLKAYTPASPQSPVLHSPSTAITASTAKLTSSVSPSSSSFYGRPPIRLEFPAFGDASETADVLNFIEQCENYLEIRPLPSPELLGTLSTVLRGPALSWWKAEKGKVKDWKSFKQAFMAAFLPDDYLTEVEENLRSLKFVMADGKTHQAQTQRRLSYNWHTIECELDTYVMSNSHLAFPLIVGLDFLKATGATLDVARGEYGLKTEEGVTYHPFIMSQPHSAPSKPAQRSHSHLPATANLYLALPVTPDDLLCAEENTKTKEPVFSSMSVLSSLPVFSSIGPQCRLRHVRGPQWRIHHVAEPQWRLRLIGEPQWESQYSQSLSAGPRFHRELLSGSPGLEDDPVLHRSTGLKDDPVLTLLPGLQERSSVASATQLQVQAAAASVAWLRRGPQCRLRHVRGPQWRIHHVAEPQWRLRLIGEPQWESQYSQSLSAGPRFHRELLSGSPGLEDDPVLHRSTGLKDDPVLTLLPGLQERSSVASATQLQVQAAAASVAWLRRQSSLVWI encoded by the exons atggttattgtgtcgcgtctttacttgtcctgtcttgattgcgcaataccggaagtgcagtttaaaaacccgtattttgattctcgaccccgtagcaaagtaactagtggtttaattaaatccaagtgttacatagtggtggcccgtacgtacggggaatcggtattttcgggtattttccggttttgtgcgtcttggcagaacaaaatggatgctaacattgctaatgctaatgctagtggtgccgtgcaggccgaccttgctgtagctaataatgtgctggaggatgtagatgatgcatttgttacacgccgtaaccctacagctgaaataacctcattgattagttcactatatatatctgacagacatgatgatgatgatgatgatgatgatgttgggtctgatattaatgttgtgcatacattgcaaactgaactgaatcaatgcaaggaggatatgggggcgcttactgacaaagtgaacacgttggagcaggattttagacaatccGTAAACAGCAGTTTGAACAGGGAAACCAGTTTTCGGGACGCAGTGGACGCTAGCTTAGAAGGgctggagcgctactgccaagaggccctggagaaactggaaagagctgtcactgactgttttctgagacgtgacgtaatctgggaaaaccagatgaaaaaactacggctcacaagtacgcccaccatccaaaggttaaaggcctacacccctgcatctccccaatctcctgttctacattcTCCCAGCACGGCGATCACAGCATCTACGGCAAAG cttacctcctcagtttcaccctcttcttcttccttttatggccgaccacccatccgcctggagtttccagcctttggcgacgcttcagagacagcggatgttcttaacttcatcgaacagtgtgaaaactatctggagatcagaccactgcccagcccagaactgttaggaaccctcagcacggtgctacgaggacctgctctgagctggtggaaggcagagaaaggcaaggtgaaggactggaagtcttttaaacaggcatttatggcGGCTTTCTTACCGGATGACTATCTCACAGAAGTGGAAGAAAacttaaggtctctg AAGTTTGTGATGGCTGATGGGAAAACACACCAGGCGCAAACCCAGAGAAGGCTGAGTTACAACTGGCACACGATCGAATGTGAGCTGGACACTTACGTCATGAGCAACTCTCACCTGGCTTTCCCGCTGATCGTGGGgctggacttcttaaaagccacaGGAGCGACCTTGGACGTCGCACGCGGGGAGTATGGGCTGAAAACAGAGGAGGGAGTCACTTATCATCCCTTCATAATGTCCCAACCCCACTCTGCGCCATCTAAGCCTGCTCAAAGGAGCCACTCTCATCTCCCGGCTACAGCTAACCTGTATTTAGCCTTACCGGTGACTCCTGATGATCTCCTATGCGCGgaggaaaacacaaaaa CTAAAGAGCCTGTGTTTAGCTCTATGTCTGTCCTTAGCTCTTTGCCTGTCTTTAGCTCTAT AGGGCCTCAGTGCAGGCTCCGTCACGTCAGAGGGCCTCAGTGGAGGATCCATCACGTCGCAGAGCCTCAGTGGAGGCTCCGTCTCATCGGAGAGCCTCAGTGGGAGTCCCAGTATTCTCAGAGCCTCAGTGCAGGCCCCCGTTTCCACAGAGAGCTCCTCAGTGGAAGCCCCGGCTTGGAGGACGACCCAGTGCTGCATCGGTCGACCGGATTAAAGGACGACCCAGTGCTTACTCTGCTGCCCGGCCTACAAGAACGATCCAGTGTTGCCTCCGCCACCCAGCTGCAAGTGCAGGCTGCTGCTGCCTCCGTCGCCTGGCTTCGGCG AGGGCCTCAGTGCAGGCTCCGTCACGTCAGAGGGCCTCAGTGGAGGATCCATCACGTCGCAGAGCCTCAGTGGAGGCTCCGTCTCATCGGAGAGCCTCAGTGGGAGTCCCAGTATTCTCAGAGCCTCAGTGCAGGCCCCCGTTTCCACAGAGAGCTCCTCAGTGGAAGCCCCGGCTTGGAGGACGACCCAGTGCTGCATCGGTCGACCGGATTAAAGGACGACCCAGTGCTTACTCTGCTGCCCGGCCTACAAGAACGATCCAGTGTTGCCTCCGCCACCCAGCTGCAAGTGCAGGCTGCTGCTGCCTCCGTCGCCTGGCTTCGGCGGCAATCAAGTCTTGTATGGATATAG